A region of Nostoc sp. 'Peltigera membranacea cyanobiont' N6 DNA encodes the following proteins:
- a CDS encoding acyltransferase family protein, with protein MPKITHIHALDGLRGIAALMVIFFHFNWQSFNFSLINKVAVFGQTGVDLFFVLSGFLITRILIFTKENHSNNFFYNFYIRRSLRIFPLYYGFLILVYFVLPLFKIDNTPPLSNQLWYYLYLQNIPATFTDLNLQSSGPGHFWSLAVEEHFYLFWPLLVYFMPSKRLLWASLGIILLALVIRIILLTHNIGVFYFTLCRFDALAMGSLLAYLEYKNDLSIYRKYFVNIGIFSFVLLLITWRFTGGQGLDFIGTLKFTIIALFYLCVVGYISIEKHQTIIHKIVSNPLLGFTGKISYGLYVFHPLIFGIIGNQNLGFYVCIVISIFLTYLIAYLSYELYEKNFIKMKRYFEDSKNLTIPKSNEP; from the coding sequence ATGCCAAAAATTACCCATATTCATGCATTAGATGGACTCCGAGGTATCGCTGCCTTAATGGTGATTTTTTTTCATTTTAATTGGCAGTCTTTTAACTTCTCACTAATAAACAAAGTTGCTGTTTTTGGTCAAACAGGTGTAGACCTTTTTTTTGTCCTCTCTGGATTCTTGATTACGAGAATTCTAATCTTTACAAAAGAAAACCATAGTAATAATTTCTTTTACAACTTTTATATCAGGCGATCCCTGAGAATTTTTCCTCTATATTATGGGTTTTTAATACTCGTATATTTTGTTCTACCACTATTTAAAATAGATAATACGCCACCTTTAAGTAACCAGCTATGGTACTATCTGTATCTACAAAATATTCCAGCTACATTTACAGATTTAAATCTCCAAAGTAGCGGGCCAGGACATTTCTGGTCGCTAGCAGTTGAAGAACACTTTTACCTTTTTTGGCCATTGCTAGTATATTTTATGCCATCAAAGCGTTTACTATGGGCATCTTTGGGAATTATTCTATTAGCACTAGTTATTCGCATCATATTACTAACTCATAATATAGGTGTATTTTACTTTACCTTATGTAGATTTGATGCCTTAGCGATGGGATCGTTGCTTGCATATCTTGAATATAAAAACGATCTTAGTATTTACCGAAAGTATTTCGTGAATATTGGCATTTTTTCTTTTGTTTTATTGCTAATTACCTGGCGGTTTACTGGGGGACAAGGACTGGATTTCATTGGAACGTTAAAATTCACAATTATAGCCTTATTCTACTTGTGTGTAGTAGGTTATATATCAATTGAAAAACATCAAACTATCATACATAAAATTGTAAGTAATCCTTTATTGGGATTTACTGGTAAAATAAGTTATGGTTTATATGTTTTCCATCCTCTTATTTTTGGAATTATTGGCAATCAGAATCTAGGTTTTTATGTTTGCATTGTAATATCTATTTTCTTAACATACTTAATTGCATATTTAAGCTATGAATTGTATGAGAAAAACTTCATAAAAATGAAAAGGTATTTTGAGGATTCAAAAAATTTGACTATTCCAAAATCAAATGAACCATAA
- a CDS encoding acyltransferase family protein — MIQKRIHSFDGLRGIAIFLVLLDHAKNTIHSKSDIWNLASIFIANSSLGVRLFFVLSGYLITLILLKEINGGGIIDLKRFYVRRAIRLFPSLYCFIVVVFIINLIAHLNINAEQFIAAATFTWNYLGPFHNGSLRGTWFLGHLWTLSLEEQFYLLWPLILLLLGINKSRKLSFILILSMPIIRVASYFLFPSLKGYLNMMLHTSIDSIMVGCLMAILTLFPVLSERIYKLKGFSIVILLIWPLFITPILDRLIRGYLISIGLTIDAIILGILIAWLHANPLSYANKLLSIPVIVYIGKISYSLYIWQQLFLTNDNTTISGMFPYNIGFSLLAGLASYYLIEKPCLKLKDSKKLSGLLG; from the coding sequence ATGATTCAAAAACGAATTCATTCATTTGATGGTCTTAGAGGAATAGCTATATTCTTGGTTTTGCTAGATCATGCAAAAAATACTATTCACTCCAAAAGTGATATTTGGAATTTAGCATCAATATTTATAGCCAATTCCAGCTTGGGAGTCAGGCTATTTTTTGTCCTAAGTGGCTATTTAATAACTCTAATTTTGTTAAAAGAAATTAATGGAGGTGGTATTATTGATTTGAAGAGATTCTATGTGCGCCGTGCAATACGATTATTTCCCAGTCTTTACTGCTTTATAGTAGTAGTCTTCATTATTAACTTGATTGCTCATTTGAATATCAATGCAGAACAATTCATAGCAGCAGCAACTTTTACATGGAACTATCTAGGCCCTTTTCACAATGGTTCCTTGAGAGGAACTTGGTTTCTTGGTCATTTATGGACTCTTTCATTAGAAGAACAATTTTACTTACTCTGGCCTCTGATTTTATTGTTATTAGGAATTAACAAATCTCGTAAGTTATCATTTATTCTAATTTTATCGATGCCGATTATTCGTGTAGCTAGCTACTTTTTATTTCCTTCACTTAAAGGATACTTAAACATGATGCTACATACCTCTATAGATAGTATTATGGTCGGCTGCCTAATGGCTATTCTTACTCTATTTCCTGTCTTAAGTGAGCGCATATATAAATTGAAGGGATTTTCCATAGTAATATTACTTATCTGGCCATTGTTCATTACTCCCATTTTGGATCGCTTAATTAGAGGTTATTTAATCTCTATAGGTCTAACCATAGATGCCATAATTTTAGGAATACTGATTGCCTGGCTTCATGCTAATCCGCTTTCCTATGCAAATAAATTACTGAGTATACCAGTCATTGTTTACATAGGAAAAATATCCTATAGTTTATACATTTGGCAGCAATTATTTTTAACTAATGATAACACTACTATTTCAGGAATGTTTCCCTATAATATTGGGTTTAGTTTGTTGGCTGGACTTGCTTCTTATTACTTAATTGAAAAACCCTGTCTTAAACTAAAAGATAGTAAAAAGCTTTCAGGGTTATTAGGATAA
- a CDS encoding glycosyltransferase family 4 protein: MTKLAIISTHPIQYYAPWFRYITQSTNLDIRVFYLWNFGITPQIDVGFKQILQWDIPLLDGYEYEFVPNLSSAPGVHHLWGLQNPSLVSQVKAYKPDAVLLMCYNYASIYRFLWHWNSLQIPLLFRGDSHRLLQPNGMKAWARRQFITQIYYHFAACLYVGKANYDYFRYHKVSEKSLFFSPHAVDNDRFFTQTESAKQQAMIWKQELGIPSHHAVILFAGKFESKKRPLDLLLAFLQANIPQVSLLFVGAGPLEKDLKSAAVGQSNIYFAPFQNQSLMPRTYAAADLVVLPSYGSSETWGLAINEAMCLSRPVIVSSHVGCAQDLIDRNQNGLIFPAGNVSALASSLREAFCDGERLRGWGEESRRIISQYSYTQATQGLKQAIEYTNSVSAKA, encoded by the coding sequence ATGACAAAATTAGCAATTATCTCAACCCATCCTATTCAATATTATGCACCTTGGTTTCGCTATATTACTCAGTCTACTAATCTTGATATTCGAGTATTTTACCTTTGGAACTTTGGTATTACTCCACAGATTGATGTAGGTTTTAAACAGATTCTTCAGTGGGATATTCCCCTGTTAGATGGATATGAATATGAATTTGTGCCTAACCTGAGTTCTGCTCCCGGTGTTCATCATTTATGGGGACTACAAAATCCATCTTTAGTATCCCAGGTAAAAGCTTATAAGCCTGATGCAGTGCTATTAATGTGCTACAATTATGCCAGCATTTATCGCTTTTTATGGCACTGGAATTCTCTTCAGATACCGTTACTATTTCGCGGTGATTCTCATCGTTTACTACAGCCGAATGGCATGAAAGCATGGGCACGTCGGCAATTTATTACGCAGATTTATTATCACTTTGCTGCCTGCCTTTACGTGGGGAAAGCTAACTATGATTACTTCCGCTATCATAAAGTTTCAGAAAAAAGTTTGTTTTTTTCTCCTCATGCTGTAGATAACGATCGCTTTTTTACTCAAACCGAGAGTGCCAAACAGCAGGCAATGATTTGGAAGCAAGAATTGGGAATTCCATCGCATCATGCAGTGATTCTCTTTGCAGGGAAATTTGAATCCAAAAAACGTCCTTTGGATTTACTCTTAGCTTTTTTACAAGCAAATATCCCTCAAGTATCGCTACTGTTCGTTGGTGCAGGCCCTTTAGAAAAAGACCTGAAATCCGCAGCAGTTGGTCAATCAAATATATACTTTGCTCCCTTCCAAAATCAATCCTTGATGCCCCGCACCTATGCGGCTGCTGATTTAGTTGTGCTGCCTAGCTATGGTTCTTCGGAAACCTGGGGACTCGCAATTAATGAAGCAATGTGCTTAAGTCGTCCAGTAATTGTTAGTAGTCATGTAGGGTGTGCCCAAGACCTAATCGATCGCAATCAAAATGGACTGATTTTTCCTGCGGGTAATGTGTCTGCTTTAGCTAGTAGCCTACGCGAAGCGTTTTGTGATGGGGAACGTTTACGGGGCTGGGGAGAAGAGAGTCGGAGAATTATTTCTCAGTATAGCTATACTCAAGCAACTCAGGGACTAAAACAGGCCATTGAATATACAAACTCAGTTTCAGCGAAGGCTTAA
- a CDS encoding glycosyltransferase, translating into MGKHKYHCHLWFPDLFNATGGIQRYSFFCFKAFQTLHPDFAYDIFIKHDTDAASKLPNLCFHPSGNWPLSLRTPAFASQLIGLGFWQRPNLIFSSHLNFSIPAYLLKRLFGIPYWVVVHGIEVWNLQNSNLQTALHHADRILAVSHYTRDRLLQEQNLDPERVVVLPNTFDADNFQIAPKPESLLKRYGLNSEQPIILTIARLEKLEQYKGYDRIITALPKIRQAIPNVHYLLVGKGEDKARIEQLISQYQLQDCVTLTGYIPDEELCDHYNLCDVFAMPSKGEGFGIVYLEALACGKPTLGGNKDGALDALCQGELGALLDPDDIEAIAETIIQILQGTYSNRLIYQPEALREKVINQFGFQQFQKTLDSYLEKDFKDI; encoded by the coding sequence ATGGGTAAACATAAATACCACTGCCATCTTTGGTTTCCTGACCTATTCAACGCTACGGGAGGAATTCAGCGTTACTCCTTTTTCTGTTTCAAAGCATTCCAAACTCTCCACCCCGATTTTGCCTATGATATTTTCATTAAGCACGATACTGATGCAGCATCAAAGTTGCCTAATTTGTGCTTTCATCCATCTGGCAATTGGCCCCTATCCCTACGTACCCCAGCTTTTGCAAGCCAGCTAATTGGTCTTGGTTTTTGGCAGCGTCCAAACTTGATCTTCTCCAGCCATCTGAACTTTAGTATTCCGGCTTACCTGTTGAAACGGCTATTTGGCATCCCTTACTGGGTTGTAGTACACGGGATTGAAGTGTGGAACCTTCAGAATTCAAATTTACAGACAGCTCTTCACCATGCCGATCGCATTCTAGCCGTTAGTCACTATACGCGCGATCGCCTGCTGCAAGAACAAAACCTCGATCCCGAACGAGTTGTAGTTCTACCCAATACCTTTGATGCCGATAATTTTCAGATTGCACCCAAGCCTGAAAGCCTGCTCAAAAGATATGGTTTAAACTCAGAGCAACCGATTATACTTACCATCGCTCGGTTAGAAAAATTAGAGCAGTATAAAGGCTACGACAGAATTATCACAGCTTTGCCTAAGATCCGTCAGGCTATTCCTAATGTTCATTATCTTCTAGTCGGGAAGGGAGAGGACAAAGCACGAATTGAACAGTTAATTTCCCAATACCAACTCCAAGATTGTGTAACTCTAACTGGCTACATCCCCGACGAAGAACTTTGCGACCACTATAATCTCTGTGATGTATTTGCCATGCCTAGTAAAGGTGAAGGATTTGGTATTGTTTACCTAGAAGCACTTGCCTGTGGCAAGCCTACTCTTGGAGGAAACAAAGATGGGGCATTGGATGCGCTGTGTCAGGGAGAATTAGGCGCACTTCTTGACCCTGATGATATAGAAGCGATCGCCGAAACCATAATTCAAATCCTACAGGGCACTTATTCTAATCGTCTAATCTATCAACCAGAGGCATTAAGAGAAAAAGTAATTAACCAATTTGGTTTTCAACAGTTTCAAAAAACTCTTGATAGCTACTTAGAAAAAGATTTCAAAGACATTTAA
- a CDS encoding phytanoyl-CoA dioxygenase family protein — protein sequence MFNPNFVNISTSEIVNDLKDKGYFAFEQALTTQYVEELLQEIDFNQLLLNNNDVGVVTSQDIKFFTHCLAGSKKIYDVITSRKVLDVCKEYFTDDYKLTNHRIYQTSQNSHMPWHTDNNRQIGKQLSEKHNMPGLLFLFYFSDVEKNAFQYIKDSHKWSRKYSHEIYLSDSYIDNTYSKDILTFPMLKGSLILCDIHGIHRAKPFQDKTYNRTTLLFQVDQVGSENVGHGEKNLVNTEYLENLTPEVMDYLGFGFKRDYPAFPNTSIATMKLQDILELQKQLLPKTLEALNKNIVKSLLPAEALINAKRILWYFKSKYSNQKPKI from the coding sequence ATGTTTAATCCCAATTTTGTCAATATCAGCACTAGCGAAATCGTTAACGATCTCAAAGACAAGGGATACTTTGCTTTTGAACAAGCGTTAACCACTCAGTATGTTGAAGAGCTACTTCAAGAAATTGATTTTAATCAACTATTGCTGAATAATAATGATGTTGGTGTAGTTACTTCTCAAGATATCAAATTTTTTACCCATTGCCTAGCGGGTTCTAAAAAAATATACGATGTCATTACTTCCAGAAAAGTCTTAGATGTATGCAAAGAATATTTTACTGATGATTATAAGTTAACTAATCATAGAATTTATCAAACATCTCAAAATTCCCACATGCCCTGGCATACAGATAATAATCGTCAGATTGGTAAGCAATTATCTGAAAAACACAATATGCCAGGTCTGTTGTTTTTATTTTATTTCTCTGATGTTGAAAAAAATGCCTTTCAATATATAAAAGACTCGCATAAGTGGTCTCGAAAATACAGCCATGAAATTTACCTAAGTGATAGCTATATCGACAATACATATAGCAAAGATATACTAACATTTCCCATGCTCAAGGGAAGTCTGATCTTATGTGATATCCACGGAATCCATAGAGCCAAACCTTTTCAGGATAAAACCTATAACAGAACTACCTTGCTTTTTCAAGTCGATCAAGTTGGTAGCGAGAATGTAGGACATGGTGAAAAAAATCTAGTGAATACTGAGTATCTTGAAAATCTCACTCCAGAGGTAATGGATTATCTCGGATTTGGTTTTAAGAGAGACTACCCGGCTTTTCCTAACACTTCAATTGCTACGATGAAACTACAAGATATCTTAGAGCTACAGAAGCAATTGTTACCCAAGACGTTAGAGGCTCTTAACAAAAATATAGTCAAATCTCTATTGCCTGCTGAGGCACTAATTAATGCCAAGCGAATCCTCTGGTATTTTAAATCAAAATACTCTAACCAAAAACCAAAAATATAG
- a CDS encoding glycosyltransferase family 4 protein, producing the protein MKILLIGNYPLDAIISMDIFASMLENYLTKVGHQVRIVCPNPWFGKLLSSPNSLRKWLGYIDKFVFFPAQLRQALSWADIVHICDQGNAVYVKYLGNIPHVITCHDLLPIRSGLGEFPQYRTGWTGKQFQQMVMRGLNQAHKIACVSEQTKSDVLRLSSLSESAVSVITMGLNYPYTPMKATESQPRLKALGIPENYPFILHVGANHWYKNRLGVLEIFHQLILQLQQPEFYLVMVGKPMTDEMRQFIKTHNMTQKVIELVEINNENLRAIYSSATALLFPSLYEGFGWPIIEAQACGCPVFTSNRSPMNDVGGEAAIYIEPEQPKETAEEIICNLPTLEKLKSKGFVNSQKFSAEKMISDYIELYQQAINEKYENKVKII; encoded by the coding sequence ATGAAAATTTTGTTGATAGGTAATTACCCATTAGATGCAATCATCAGCATGGATATATTTGCTTCTATGTTGGAGAATTACTTAACCAAAGTTGGGCATCAAGTCAGAATTGTTTGCCCAAATCCTTGGTTTGGTAAGCTACTATCATCACCAAATTCACTCAGGAAATGGTTAGGTTATATTGATAAATTTGTGTTTTTTCCAGCACAATTGCGTCAAGCATTATCTTGGGCAGATATAGTCCATATATGCGATCAAGGTAATGCAGTTTACGTAAAATATTTGGGAAATATACCTCACGTCATCACTTGTCATGATTTATTGCCAATTCGTTCTGGCTTGGGGGAATTTCCCCAATATCGCACTGGATGGACTGGTAAGCAATTCCAGCAAATGGTGATGAGAGGACTAAACCAAGCGCATAAAATTGCTTGTGTTTCAGAACAGACTAAAAGTGATGTGTTACGCCTTTCTTCCCTGTCTGAGAGTGCTGTATCTGTAATTACTATGGGTTTAAACTATCCCTACACGCCGATGAAAGCTACGGAATCTCAACCACGTTTAAAAGCTTTGGGAATTCCTGAAAATTATCCATTTATTCTGCATGTAGGGGCAAATCACTGGTACAAAAATCGGTTGGGAGTTCTAGAAATCTTTCATCAGCTAATTCTGCAACTCCAACAACCAGAATTTTACCTAGTTATGGTGGGTAAACCCATGACTGATGAAATGCGTCAGTTTATCAAAACACATAATATGACGCAAAAAGTAATAGAGTTAGTAGAAATTAATAACGAAAACCTGAGAGCTATTTATTCTTCTGCTACAGCTTTACTTTTCCCTTCTCTCTATGAAGGCTTTGGTTGGCCAATCATCGAAGCTCAAGCTTGTGGTTGTCCTGTATTTACATCTAACCGTTCCCCCATGAATGATGTAGGAGGAGAAGCGGCTATATATATAGAACCGGAACAGCCGAAAGAAACCGCAGAAGAGATAATTTGTAATCTACCCACACTAGAAAAGCTGAAGTCAAAAGGATTTGTAAATTCTCAAAAATTTTCAGCAGAGAAAATGATTTCCGATTATATTGAACTTTATCAGCAAGCCATTAATGAAAAATATGAGAATAAAGTAAAAATAATTTAA
- a CDS encoding glycosyltransferase, which yields MKVLHVIPSVPQVRGGPSLVVLDMVKALRTNNVDAEIATTNDNGDCLLDVPLQKLIQYKQVPIWFFSRFSPTVKTVREYAFSWQLTAWLWDNISQYDILHIHAIFSYASTMAMAIARLKNVPYIVIPHGLLSEWSLQQSTCKKQIYMRLIEQANLNHSQAIHLTSQLEQQEVAQLELSAPSFVLPHGLSHPPQIPHARSLLRQHLNLPGDEPIILFLSRLHPKKGLDYLIPALGKLTHHRFTFVVAGSGSQEYEAEIESALVSNGIRDRTYIAGFVAGETKNLFIQGSDLFALTSHAENFGLAVLEALAVGVPVLVTPGVALAAIVQKYQLGYVPELDVLAIAKDIEEYLTHPQEAQDMGDRARQIIREEYTWDKVAAKMVEIYQGIIFNHK from the coding sequence ATGAAAGTTCTCCATGTTATTCCCTCTGTTCCTCAAGTACGGGGTGGCCCAAGTCTTGTTGTTCTGGATATGGTTAAGGCATTGCGAACTAACAATGTTGATGCTGAAATTGCCACGACGAACGATAACGGCGATTGCTTACTTGATGTTCCTTTACAGAAGCTCATTCAATACAAGCAAGTTCCAATCTGGTTTTTTTCTCGATTTTCACCCACTGTAAAAACTGTCAGAGAATACGCCTTTTCTTGGCAGTTAACAGCATGGCTCTGGGATAATATTTCCCAGTATGACATTTTACATATTCATGCCATCTTCTCTTATGCATCGACAATGGCAATGGCGATCGCTCGCCTTAAAAATGTCCCTTATATTGTGATCCCACATGGCTTATTATCCGAATGGTCTTTGCAGCAAAGTACCTGCAAAAAGCAAATTTATATGAGGCTAATCGAGCAAGCTAACCTCAATCACTCTCAAGCTATTCACCTTACCTCGCAACTAGAACAGCAAGAAGTTGCTCAATTGGAACTTAGCGCTCCCAGTTTTGTATTACCACACGGGCTTTCTCACCCGCCCCAGATTCCTCATGCTCGTTCTCTACTTCGGCAACACCTCAATCTGCCAGGAGATGAACCGATAATTTTATTTTTATCCCGTTTGCATCCGAAAAAAGGACTAGACTATCTGATCCCCGCATTAGGCAAACTTACTCATCACCGTTTCACTTTTGTTGTTGCAGGTAGTGGTTCCCAAGAGTACGAAGCGGAAATTGAGTCAGCGCTGGTTTCAAATGGCATTCGCGATCGCACCTATATTGCGGGATTTGTTGCTGGAGAGACAAAAAACCTCTTTATCCAAGGTTCGGATCTATTTGCCCTGACATCTCACGCCGAAAACTTTGGTTTAGCAGTTCTAGAGGCTTTAGCCGTAGGTGTTCCCGTCCTTGTTACGCCTGGTGTGGCTTTAGCTGCTATAGTTCAAAAGTACCAACTTGGTTACGTTCCAGAATTAGATGTACTAGCGATCGCCAAAGATATTGAAGAATATCTCACTCATCCCCAAGAAGCTCAAGATATGGGCGATCGCGCTCGTCAAATAATTAGAGAAGAATACACTTGGGACAAAGTTGCAGCCAAAATGGTTGAGATTTATCAGGGTATTATTTTCAATCATAAATAA